In a single window of the Verrucomicrobiota bacterium genome:
- a CDS encoding ACT domain-containing protein, which translates to MISLVMTVMAPDQPGLVEALAACLNRHGGNWQESRMAHLDGQFVGLLRVQLQPEQAPPLIASLAALEGVRVQVSEPSSQQQPTKETVLLEILGQDRVGIVKELSQVLSTHRVNVEELETTVENAPWSGEQLFRAKARLQVPPEQSMEELREKLQAIGSDLMVEVVLSRKV; encoded by the coding sequence CCTCGTCATGACGGTCATGGCTCCCGACCAGCCTGGCCTGGTGGAAGCCTTGGCCGCCTGTCTCAATAGGCACGGCGGCAATTGGCAGGAAAGTCGCATGGCCCACCTCGACGGACAATTCGTGGGCCTCCTCCGGGTTCAGCTCCAGCCGGAGCAAGCGCCGCCCCTGATAGCCTCTCTTGCTGCCCTGGAGGGAGTCCGGGTGCAGGTTAGTGAACCCTCTTCTCAGCAGCAACCGACCAAGGAAACGGTGCTTTTGGAAATCCTGGGGCAGGACCGGGTTGGCATCGTGAAAGAACTCTCACAGGTCCTCTCGACCCATCGGGTCAACGTGGAAGAACTGGAAACGACCGTGGAAAACGCGCCCTGGTCAGGCGAGCAACTCTTCCGAGCGAAAGCCCGACTCCAGGTCCCCCCCGAGCAGTCCATGGAGGAACTTCGGGAAAAATTACAGGCAATTGGCTCGGACTTGATGGTCGAAGTCGTCTTGAGTCGAAAGGTTTGA